The following nucleotide sequence is from Nitrospirota bacterium.
GCCTCCCGCCTCTTGTCCACGATGGCCAGGGACGCCCTGAGCCTCTTGGCGAAGGCCCGGGCCCTCTCCACGCCGCCGGCGTCGGGGGAGACGACCACTAGGTCCTTGAAGTCCCGCCTCTTGATGTGCTCCACGAGGACCGGCGAGGCGTAAAGGTGGTCCACCGGGATGTCGAAGAAGCCCTGGATCTGCCCGGCGTGCAGGTCCACCGTGAGCACCCGGTGTATGCCTGCGGCGGTGAGAAGGTCGGCGATGAGCTTCGAGGAGATGGGCACGCGGGGCTGGGCCTTCCGGTCCTGCCGGGCGTAGCCGTAGTAGGGGACGACGGTGTTGATCCTGCGGGCCGAGGCCCTTTTCAGGGCGTCCACGATGAGCAGGAGCTCGATGATGTTGTCGCTGACCGGGGTGCAGGTGGGCTGGATGACGAAGACGTCCGAGCCCCGGACGTTCTCGTTTATCTGCACGGATATCTCACCGTCGCTGAAGCGCGAGAGGCGGGCATCGCACAGAGGGATGCCCAGGGTCTGGGAGACCTCCTCCGAGAGGGCCCGGTGCGCACTGCCCGAAATCAGCGTGATGCCGTCCGGCATGCGGGAAATCCTCCATGCTGAGCTGGGGCGGGAGGATTCGAACCTCCGAATGGGAGATCCAAAGTCTCCTGCCTTTCCGCTTGGCTACGCCCCAATTCCCAGTAAAATCAAGGTGTTTCGGAAACGCAAGTATACCACAAACCCCCGGAATTAGTCAAAATGAGCCAGGTTTTCGACCGCACTGCCGCCCAGAGGGTTGGAACATCAAGGACTGCAAAGGCGGTGCAGTCTCTCGTGTCCGCGTTCACGTTCCTGGTCCCCTTATTTCCGCCTTGCGTAAACCGTCCGGGAGAAACTACACTCACATAGAGAAGATGGGGCTGCATACGAAGCGAGGGGAAGAGCGTGATAAGGACTTTGTTCTCTCCGGCGGTCGCCCTCATGGACCGCCTGCGGTACCCGCGCAAGATGCTTGTGGTGGCCGCGGCGTTCTCGCTGCCCATCGGGGTTTTTCTGTTTCTGGACCTGGCGCAGATTCACGGAAACATCGAGAAGGCCCGCCAGGAAAGGATGGGCGCCGAGTACAACAGGCTGGTCATAGGGCTTTTCCGCCATGTCCAGGAACACAGGGGGCTGGCGGACGCCTATCTCCGGGGCGATTCCTCCTTCAGGGACATGGTCGTGACGAAGCGGGCGGACATAGACGAAGACCTGAAGGTGATTGCCCGCTTCGGCGCTCCCCCGTTCGGCACGGCGGAGACATCCCGGCTGTGGGCCGCCATACGGGCCGGCTGGGCGGACCTCGGGGAGGAGACCCTTTCCCTCACGCCGGAGGAGTCCTTCGAGAAGCATACGGCCCTCATAGGGAAAATCCTCTCCTATCTGAATCATGTGGCCGACCTGACGGGGCTTACCCTGGACGACAGGTTGGACAGGCACTACCTCATGGAGACGGCCGTCTCGACCCTGCCGCTCGCCCTGGAGTACATGGGGCGCCTGAGGGGATACGGGGCGGGGGCCATAGCGTCGGGAGACCTCAGCCCGGAAGAAAGGGCGCGGCTTCGCGTGCTTTCGGACATCACGGGGTCGACCCTGGAGAAGGTCAGGAGCAACCTCCAAAAGGCCTTCGAAGCAAACCCCGGCCTGAGCGGCCTTGAAGAAGACCTCGGGGACGCGCTGGACCCGATGGAGGGCGCCCTGAGACTGGTGCGCGGCGAAATGGTTGACGGCGACAGGCCGGCCCTGAGCGCCGAGGAGTACTTCACGGCGCTGACGGATGCCATGGGCGCGGGCTTTGCCCTTCATGCCGAGGTAACCGAGGCGCTTTCGGAGCTGCTCGACGCCCACGTGGACGGCCTCTTCCGGAGACAGACGGCCATGGCCGCTTTTGCCTTCCTTTCCCTCGCCCTCCTGGCCTATCTCTCGGCGGGCATCTATTTTTCCACCACCGGCTCCCTGGAGGCGCTGCTTGGCGCCTCCCGGAGCATGAGCCGGGGGGACCACCGGGTGCGCGTCAGCATCCGGGCCAGGGATGAGACCCGGGAGGTGGCGCAGAGTTTCAACGAGATGGCGGAGGCGCTGACCCGGGAGATACAGGGCCACAGGGAGGCGGAGGAGGATCTCCGGCGCTCCAATGCCGAGCTCGAGCAGTTCGCCTCCGTGGCCTCGCACGACCTGAAGGAGCCCATTCTGGCGGTGGCCAGCGACCTGAGGCTCCTGGGGAAGCGGCTCGAGGGCAGGCTCGAGGGCGAGGCCGGCGAGCTCCTCTCCGACGCCAACCAGGAAATCCTCCGCATGGAGGCCCTGATCCGGGACCTTCTCACGTACGCCCGCGTGGGCACCAGAGGAGGGGGATTCGAGGAGGTGCAGAGCGCCACCGCGCTCAGGCACGCCATGGGCAACCTGAGGGTGAGGCTCCAGGAGCGTCATGCGGAGGTGGCCCTGGGGGAGCTCCCCTCCGTCGTTGCCGACCCCATGCAGCTCACCCAGCTCTTCCAGAACCTCCTGAGCAACGCCGTCAAATACGTGGAGAAAGGCCGGAGGCCCCACGTCCGGGTGGGCGCGGAGCGCCGGGGAGAAGAGTGGGTCTTCTCCGTCAGGGACAACGGCATCGGAATCGCGGAGACGGACCAGGAGCGCATCTTCAAGGTATTCACCCGCCTCCGGAAGGAGTACGCCGGCACGGGCATCGGCCTTGCCACCTGCAAGAAGATAGTGGAGCGCCACGGCGGACGCATCTGGGTGGAATCGAAGCCCGGGGAGGGGTCCACCTTCTCCTTCACCCTGCCCGTAAGGGAGGCGCCCGGGCCTGCAAAAGAGGCGGCAGGGACCGGGAGCTGAAACGCCGACAGGAGCCTTACTCGAAAAGAATGTGGGGAAGAGCCCGGGCAAGCCTCTTGCCCTTGAGGCCCACGTCAGCCAGGCTCCGGAGGGGTGAGCAGCGCCGCGCTTGAAGGATTCGCCGTGCCGTCTCCGGCCCCAGGCCGGGCACCCGGAGAAGGGCTTCCCTGTCCGCCTGGTTTACCCGCACGGGGAAGAACTCCGGATGGGCCTCCGCCCAGAGCTCCTTGGGGTCGCGGTCCAGCCGGAGGTTGCCCCGGGGGTCGAAGACGATGTCCTCTCTCCCGAAGCCGTACTTCCGGCAGAGAAAGTCTACCTGATATAACCGGTGCTCCCGCATGAAGCGCTCCTCGGGCCGGGTGAGGAACTGCCGCTCCCCCGGTATGCCGGGGTGCCCCAGGCCCTTCTGATAGGCCGAGAAGTATATGCGGTTGACCTTGTGGCGCCTGTAAAGGTCGAAGAGCGAACCGACGATCTCCGTGTCCGTCTCGTCCGAGGCTCCGACGATGAACTGGGTGGTGCACTTCACCCCCGAGTACTTCATCCCCCTGGCGGTGAGGCTGCCCATCAGCCGGAGGGGACGCAGGACGTCCCTCTCATAGTCCTTCTTTCTGGTGAGGGTTTCGAAATGGCGTCTCCCCGGGGTCTCGATATTGAGGGAGACGGCCGTGGCCAGGGAAAGGGACTCTTCCAGGGCGGCGTCGGAGGCTCCGGGGATGACCTTGAGGTGGATGTATCCCCTGAAGCCGTGCTTCGCCCTCAGGGTGCGCGCCACCGCATTGATCCTCTCCATGGTATGGTCGGGGTCGCGGAGAACGGCGGAGCTCAGAAAAAGGCCGAAGACTTCCCTTCTCCGCCGGTACTCCAGGAAGGCCCCGACCACTTCATCCACCGAGAGGGTACACCTGCGGACGTTGGACTCCGACCGGAGGGGACAGTACCGGCAGTCGTTGGCGCAGGCGTTGGAAAGGAGCGTTTTCAGAAGCACGGAGTACCCTCCCCGGGGGAGGGACACGGGGTAAAGCCATGCCCCGCCGGGTCCCCGCTTCCTCCTGTCCTGCTCCCTGGTGCCGCATGCGCAGGCCAGGTCGTACCGGGAATCGTCGGAGAGAATCGAGAGCTTCTCCACGGTGTCCATGGCGGCCTCTGGATTATAGCACGGAGACCTCCAAGTGTGCGGAACCGCTCGGCAAAAAAGGTCTTTTATCCCCGTCACGCATGTGCTAACCTTTCGGAACGGGGAGGAGGGTCTTCTCTCGTTCTTTATCAAGGAGACTTTCAAATGGCCTTCGCATCTTTGACCATCAGGGGCATGCAGAGCGAGGAATGCGTCAGAACCATCCGGGATGCACTGGCCGAGCTGAGGGGGGTTGAGCGCATTTTCGTCGAGATGGACCACGCCACTTTCTCCTTCGACCACACCATGGTGTCTTTCGAGGAGATAAGAAGGGTCCTCACGGGGCTCGGATACCGTGTGGTCTGAGGGCTGCGGCCGCTCCGAACAGCGCCCTAGAGCACCGTCCGGACGACCGCGCTCCAGAGGGGGGCGAAACCGGCGGCGGCCCTCTCGGCCCGGGCCCTGTCGCTGAAAACGCCGAAGACGGTGGGTCCCGACCCGCTCATGAGCGTGAGAAGGGCGCCTTCCTCGCCGAGCCTCTCCTTGAGCCTGGACACCTCGGCGTAGCGCTTGAAGACGGGCCCTTCCAGGTCGTTTGCGAAGACCTCGGGGGAGACGAACTCCCCCCGCTCCAGGTCCCGGACGGCCTCCTCGGGGTCGGTGGCAGCGGAGCAGGACGTCAGGTTCTGATAGGCCCAGCCGGCCGAGACGCCGAAGTCGGGCTTCACCAGGACCAGGACCCAGCTGCGCCTCACCCGGACCGCGCCGACCCGCTCGCCCCGGCCCTCCACCAGGGCTGCCGGGGAGCCGAGGAAGAAAGGGACGTCGGAGCCCAGGGAAGCCGCAAGCATGGCCAGCTCCGGGGCGGTGACCTCGACCTGCCAGAGGGCGGTGAGGCCCTTCAGGGCGGCCGCGGCGTCCGAGCTCCCCCCGCCCAGGCCGGCGCTGAGCGGGATGTCCTTGCTGAGGGTTATCCGGGCGCCCCTGGCGCACCGGGTATAGGCACGGAGGAGCGAGGCCGCACGGTAGACCAGGTTCTCTTCCGTGGGGATAGGGGCGTCGGCGAGGACTTCCAGGCCCGATGCTTCCTCGAAGGAGAGGGTGTCGGCCAGGGTTACCTGCTGGACGAGGCTCTGGATATCGTGGTAGCCGTCGGCGCGCTGCCGGAGGACTCGGAGAAACCAGTTGACCTTTGCCGGGGCCTTGAGGACAAGAGCGCTCACTCAGCCGGTGCTTTTTCGAGCTCTTTGAGCTTCCGTTTCACCCTTTCCCTCAGCTCCGGGTCCGGCTCCTCGTCCTTTTGCGGGCTCTGCAGGGCCTTCTGCCAGGCCCCCTTCGCCTTGTCCTTCTGGCCGACCGCCAGGTAGGCGTCGCCCAGGTGCTCGGAGACCACGGGGTCTGAGCCCACCAGCTCCACGGCGCGCTCCAGGGTCTCCACCGCCTCCTTCGTCCGGCCCATCTTGTAGTAGACCCACCCCAGGCTGTCCACGATGTAGCCGCTGTCGGGCTCCAGCTTGAGGGCCCTCTGGATGAGCGAGAGGGCGTCCCGCAGGTTCTCTCCCCGGTCGGCGTAGCTGTAGCCCAGGAAGTTCAGGGCGTCGGCGTTATCGGGGTTTATCTCGATGGCCCGCTTCAGTTGAGAGACCATCTTTTCATACTCGTCCGTCTCCTCGTACAGGACGGCCATGGTGAAGTGAAGCTCGTCGTTTCCCTCGAAGCGCTCCAGGCCCTCGCCCAGGACGTTCTCGGCGTCGTCGTAGCGGTCCATGGCGATGTAGATGCGCCCCAGATATGCGTAAATGGCGGGGTTGTCCTTCTGGAAGGAGAGAAGCTCGTCGTAGGCCATGGCGGCTTCCTCGTACTTCTTCTGGAGAGAATAGATATAGCCCAGGTGCAGGAACGAATTGACGTGCCGGGGCTCGACGTCGATGATCTTCTTGTACTGGGCCACGGCTTCCCCGTAGCGCTCCAGCGTCTCCAGCGCAAGGGCGTAGTAATAGCGGAAATCCACGTTCCGGGGCTCCGTCTCCAGAATAAAGAGGAAATGGGGCAGCGCCTTCTCGTACCGGCCGCTCTCCATGTACAGAAGGGCGAGCTTCTTGTGCGTACCCAGGTTCTCCGGGTACAACTGCTCCATCTCCCTCAACTGCTCGATGGCCTTCTCGTTGGTCTGCTGCCGGATGTAAAGCTGGGTCAGCCGCTGCCTGGCCAGGATGTTCCGGGGGTTGGCCTCCAGTGCCTGCTTGTAGTACCGCTCGGCCTCCTCCCAGCGGCTCTGCTGCTCGCGAATCATGCCCAGGTTGAAGTAGACACCGTCTGCGTTGTACCCCCGTTCAAGGGACTCCTTGAAGAACGTCTCGGCCCCTTCCAGGTCGCCCGAGTTCAGGGCGATGACGCCCAGGTAGTAATGGACGTGGGGGTTTTCGGGGTCGTTTTCGGCGAGATGGGAGAAGACCTCCCGGGCCTTGTCGTACTTGTGCATGGAAGCGTAGAGAGAGCCCAGGTGCATGTAAGCGTTTTCATCGCCGGGCTTCAGGGCGATGACCTTCTCGTACACGCCGATGGCTTTCTCGTAACTCTTCTGGCTCGCGTAGACCTGGGCGAGCTGAAGAAGGGCTTCCATGTCCTCCGGCGCCTTCTGCACCGCTTCCTCGGCCGAGCGGGCCGCTTCTTCTAACCGGCCTATCTGAAGGAGGAGCCTGCTCATCTCGACCCGGACGAAGACCGAATCGGGGTCAAGCTCCAGGACCTTCCGGTATTCCTCCAGGGCCTTCTCCCAGTCCCCCTCAAGCTGGTGCTGATACCCTGCGATATAGTGGTAATATGCGTTGTCCCCGGTTTGGGCGTCGACGATTTCTTCCGCAGCGGGCGCGTCGGCGGGCGGGGTTTCCGAGCTTGAGGCGGGCCGGATGGTGCGGGCAGAGCAGGAAAGGGCCGTAAGGGCCAAAAAAGAAAAAAGAAACGTCCAGGTCCGGTTCATGGTCCAATATTATCGCACGGTACTTGTGGCCCGGTCAAACAAAGGAGCGGGAGCGGGAAAGGCCGGTCCGCCGGGGCCGGCCTTTCCCGCCGCAGCTTCCCTCAGCAGGACGACTTGCATTTGCAGGTGGTGGCGCTTTTGCGGATAACCTTCTTAATGGTCATGAGCTCACCTCCTTTTCCGTCTCATGGGATAATTCTACCATGCAGGGCGCATCTGGGCGGGTCTGCGCCCAATGGGTCCCCGGCCAGGGCCGCCCTGTAGCGGCAGCCGCCGCGGCAGGCGTCCCCCTCCGGGCAGGAGGCGCAGACAAGCTCCTTGAGCCTCACGGGCCGTATCCTCTCCCAGCACGTCCTGAGCCCTTCTTCGACGTGCCCTGCGGGCCGGCCCGCGTAAAAGGAGCACTTGGCGGCCAGGCCGCCGGCCGTGACGCTCATCAGATGAAGGCCGCAGGCGTATCCCTCCCGGCCTCCGCCGTGCAGCCCCTCGCCGTATCCATAGGCCAGATAAGGCCCGGCGACCTCCGGGGGAAGCTCGAAGTCCAGGTTTCCCCTCATCCTGCCCTCCGGGGCCGGGACATCCACCGTCCATTCCCGGACGCCCAAAGAGCGAAGGAGCTTTTCCATCTCCGCGAAGTCCCCCAGGTTCCGGGCATGCACCATGGTGGAGACCGAGACGTGAAACCCCGTGCGGAGGGCCTCCTCGATGGTCCCCAGGGCCTTCCCGAAGGTGCCCTCTCCCCTCAGGGCGTCGTGGGAGGCGTGAAGGCCGTCCAGGCTCACCTGCAGCTCGTGCACGTGAAGGCCCCGGAGAACCCCCTTTCCCGGAAGAACCCCGTTGGTCAGGAGCACCGTGCGGAGGGCGTAGCGGGGCAGAAGCTCGTTGATTTTCTGGAAATCCGGGTGAAGCAGGGGCTCTCCCCCGGTCAGGATGACCCGGAGTCCCTGCATCTCTTCGAACTCATCGAGCACCCGCCTGAGCGTCCGCACGCTCAGGTCCTCCGGGGACGGCGCGCCCAGGTAGCAATGCCCGCAGCGGAGATTGCACCGGCGGGTCAGCTGTAGCTCCAGGTACCGGAGGGAAGGGTCTCCGGAGGCGTGGAGGGGCGGCCGCCTTCCTTGTGCCCGGTGAGGCGAGGGGAGGAGGATGCCTTCTTTCAGGCAATGGGAGAGGACCTCTCCGCCGGGCGCCTCGCACCCCTCCTCCGATGCACACGCGCTCAAAAACCGGAAGGCTTCCTCATCCAGCTCGTAGAGCTCGTCGGAGGCGGGGTCGTAAAGAGCGGGGAACTCCAGGCGCTTCAGGGCGACCCGAGGAGCAAGAAACGTCCTCATGAGGCATTATAACCGGGAACATCAATATAGTTCACCTGTCAATGCCCTGAAATGCATGGAGTATAAGGCGTTTTCAAGGCTTCAATGGAAGATGAAAACCAACTGGTTGGCCTCAGAGCCTTCTTCTGAAGAGGGAGTAGAACTTTTCCTTGGCCTTTTCGCAGTGCGGGCGCCTTTGCCAGTCCTCGAGGCGGACTCTCCGGGAATGCTCGAGGTCCTCGGCGAACATCGCGGCCATCCGCCGGGCGAAGCCCCTGTCCAGGATGCCCACGTTGCCCTCGTCGTTGCGCCTCAGGGAACGGAAATCCAGGTTCGCAGAGCCCACGATGCACCAGGCGTCGTCGAATATGTAGGTCTTGGCGTGCAGCACCCTGTGCATATAGGTATAGATTTCCACGCCGGAGGCCAGGAGGCGGCCGAAGAAGGCCCGTCCCACGTACTGGACGGAGGCGACGTCGCTTATCCCCGGCAGGAGGAGCCGCACCCGCACCCCCCGCCGGACGGCTTCCTCCAAGGTGTCCAGGAGCCGCCTGCTCGGGCTGAAATACGCCGTGGTCAGGGCGATGTCCTCGCTGGCATGGTTGATGCTGTAGTACAGGACGCGCCTGAGCTTTCTGCGCCCCCTGGCCGAGCGGGCGAAGATGGGCATGGCCAGGAGCGAGCCCTGCTTCTCGATGGCCGCGGGGACCCCCCGGGCCAGCGGCTCCCTCCCCCAGGCGTTCCATGCCTTGACGAACTCCTGCATGAGGGCTCCGGCCACCGGCCCTTTGAGGATGATGCCCGTGTCCCGCCAGGGCTCCTTCCGGCGGGCCCTGAGCCCCCGGTACTCGTTGGCGATGTTGAGTCCGCCGGTGAAGGCCTCCTTGCCGTCGATGATCATGAGCTTGCGGTGGTCCCGGGTCGTGTACCGGCGGGGGCTCAGGAAGCTGAAGGGCCTGGAGGCCCGGACCTTCACCCCGGCCTGCTCCAGGGACCTCCAGAAGCTCCGGGGCGTGCCGAAGGAGCCCAGGTGGTCGTACAGGACGTGGACCTTCATGCCCTGGCGCGCTTTCTCCTTTATGATATCGGCCAG
It contains:
- a CDS encoding phospholipase D-like domain-containing protein, translated to MSFVREEIERIAKGTFIGGNEVELLWRGQDAFGGILEAARQAKESICLQFYIFRDDETGETLADIIKEKARQGMKVHVLYDHLGSFGTPRSFWRSLEQAGVKVRASRPFSFLSPRRYTTRDHRKLMIIDGKEAFTGGLNIANEYRGLRARRKEPWRDTGIILKGPVAGALMQEFVKAWNAWGREPLARGVPAAIEKQGSLLAMPIFARSARGRRKLRRVLYYSINHASEDIALTTAYFSPSRRLLDTLEEAVRRGVRVRLLLPGISDVASVQYVGRAFFGRLLASGVEIYTYMHRVLHAKTYIFDDAWCIVGSANLDFRSLRRNDEGNVGILDRGFARRMAAMFAEDLEHSRRVRLEDWQRRPHCEKAKEKFYSLFRRRL
- a CDS encoding radical SAM protein: MRTFLAPRVALKRLEFPALYDPASDELYELDEEAFRFLSACASEEGCEAPGGEVLSHCLKEGILLPSPHRAQGRRPPLHASGDPSLRYLELQLTRRCNLRCGHCYLGAPSPEDLSVRTLRRVLDEFEEMQGLRVILTGGEPLLHPDFQKINELLPRYALRTVLLTNGVLPGKGVLRGLHVHELQVSLDGLHASHDALRGEGTFGKALGTIEEALRTGFHVSVSTMVHARNLGDFAEMEKLLRSLGVREWTVDVPAPEGRMRGNLDFELPPEVAGPYLAYGYGEGLHGGGREGYACGLHLMSVTAGGLAAKCSFYAGRPAGHVEEGLRTCWERIRPVRLKELVCASCPEGDACRGGCRYRAALAGDPLGADPPRCALHGRIIP
- a CDS encoding ribose-phosphate pyrophosphokinase; translation: MPDGITLISGSAHRALSEEVSQTLGIPLCDARLSRFSDGEISVQINENVRGSDVFVIQPTCTPVSDNIIELLLIVDALKRASARRINTVVPYYGYARQDRKAQPRVPISSKLIADLLTAAGIHRVLTVDLHAGQIQGFFDIPVDHLYASPVLVEHIKRRDFKDLVVVSPDAGGVERARAFAKRLRASLAIVDKRREAANVAEVMNVIGEVQGRDTLLLDDMIDTAGTMVQGAKALKERGARKVYAACTHAVLSGPAIDRINASSIEEVIVTNTIPLDDKQAACEKLLVLSIAKLLAEAIKRIHEESSISSLFV
- a CDS encoding radical SAM protein; protein product: MDTVEKLSILSDDSRYDLACACGTREQDRRKRGPGGAWLYPVSLPRGGYSVLLKTLLSNACANDCRYCPLRSESNVRRCTLSVDEVVGAFLEYRRRREVFGLFLSSAVLRDPDHTMERINAVARTLRAKHGFRGYIHLKVIPGASDAALEESLSLATAVSLNIETPGRRHFETLTRKKDYERDVLRPLRLMGSLTARGMKYSGVKCTTQFIVGASDETDTEIVGSLFDLYRRHKVNRIYFSAYQKGLGHPGIPGERQFLTRPEERFMREHRLYQVDFLCRKYGFGREDIVFDPRGNLRLDRDPKELWAEAHPEFFPVRVNQADREALLRVPGLGPETARRILQARRCSPLRSLADVGLKGKRLARALPHILFE
- a CDS encoding heavy-metal-associated domain-containing protein, producing MAFASLTIRGMQSEECVRTIRDALAELRGVERIFVEMDHATFSFDHTMVSFEEIRRVLTGLGYRVV
- a CDS encoding ATP-binding protein, producing the protein MIRTLFSPAVALMDRLRYPRKMLVVAAAFSLPIGVFLFLDLAQIHGNIEKARQERMGAEYNRLVIGLFRHVQEHRGLADAYLRGDSSFRDMVVTKRADIDEDLKVIARFGAPPFGTAETSRLWAAIRAGWADLGEETLSLTPEESFEKHTALIGKILSYLNHVADLTGLTLDDRLDRHYLMETAVSTLPLALEYMGRLRGYGAGAIASGDLSPEERARLRVLSDITGSTLEKVRSNLQKAFEANPGLSGLEEDLGDALDPMEGALRLVRGEMVDGDRPALSAEEYFTALTDAMGAGFALHAEVTEALSELLDAHVDGLFRRQTAMAAFAFLSLALLAYLSAGIYFSTTGSLEALLGASRSMSRGDHRVRVSIRARDETREVAQSFNEMAEALTREIQGHREAEEDLRRSNAELEQFASVASHDLKEPILAVASDLRLLGKRLEGRLEGEAGELLSDANQEILRMEALIRDLLTYARVGTRGGGFEEVQSATALRHAMGNLRVRLQERHAEVALGELPSVVADPMQLTQLFQNLLSNAVKYVEKGRRPHVRVGAERRGEEWVFSVRDNGIGIAETDQERIFKVFTRLRKEYAGTGIGLATCKKIVERHGGRIWVESKPGEGSTFSFTLPVREAPGPAKEAAGTGS
- the ispE gene encoding 4-(cytidine 5'-diphospho)-2-C-methyl-D-erythritol kinase; translated protein: MSALVLKAPAKVNWFLRVLRQRADGYHDIQSLVQQVTLADTLSFEEASGLEVLADAPIPTEENLVYRAASLLRAYTRCARGARITLSKDIPLSAGLGGGSSDAAAALKGLTALWQVEVTAPELAMLAASLGSDVPFFLGSPAALVEGRGERVGAVRVRRSWVLVLVKPDFGVSAGWAYQNLTSCSAATDPEEAVRDLERGEFVSPEVFANDLEGPVFKRYAEVSRLKERLGEEGALLTLMSGSGPTVFGVFSDRARAERAAAGFAPLWSAVVRTVL
- a CDS encoding tetratricopeptide repeat protein, with translation MNRTWTFLFSFLALTALSCSARTIRPASSSETPPADAPAAEEIVDAQTGDNAYYHYIAGYQHQLEGDWEKALEEYRKVLELDPDSVFVRVEMSRLLLQIGRLEEAARSAEEAVQKAPEDMEALLQLAQVYASQKSYEKAIGVYEKVIALKPGDENAYMHLGSLYASMHKYDKAREVFSHLAENDPENPHVHYYLGVIALNSGDLEGAETFFKESLERGYNADGVYFNLGMIREQQSRWEEAERYYKQALEANPRNILARQRLTQLYIRQQTNEKAIEQLREMEQLYPENLGTHKKLALLYMESGRYEKALPHFLFILETEPRNVDFRYYYALALETLERYGEAVAQYKKIIDVEPRHVNSFLHLGYIYSLQKKYEEAAMAYDELLSFQKDNPAIYAYLGRIYIAMDRYDDAENVLGEGLERFEGNDELHFTMAVLYEETDEYEKMVSQLKRAIEINPDNADALNFLGYSYADRGENLRDALSLIQRALKLEPDSGYIVDSLGWVYYKMGRTKEAVETLERAVELVGSDPVVSEHLGDAYLAVGQKDKAKGAWQKALQSPQKDEEPDPELRERVKRKLKELEKAPAE